The Odocoileus virginianus isolate 20LAN1187 ecotype Illinois chromosome 3, Ovbor_1.2, whole genome shotgun sequence genome includes a window with the following:
- the LOC110134233 gene encoding olfactory receptor 7E24-like, with amino-acid sequence MGLSDDPELQPFLCALFLSMCLVTVLGNLLIILAITSDPHLHTPMYFFLSNLSLADISLISTTVPKMIVNIQTHSRVISYSSCLTQMSIFIFSACMDSMLLTVMAYDRFVAICHPLHYMVIMNQRTCCSSVLVSFFVSLLDSQLHNLIVLQVACFKDVEISHFFCDPSEVLKLACSDTLINNIIMYFFGTIYGFFPISGIFFSYYKIISSVLRVPSSGGRYKAFSTCGSHLAVVCLFYGTGLGVYLTSAISQSPRKYTAASVMYTVITPMLNPFIYSLRNKDIKSALCRLLSKAG; translated from the coding sequence ATGGGACTCTCAGATGACCCAGAACTTCAGCCTTTCCTCTGTGCCCTCTTCCTGTCCATGTGCCTGGTCACTGTGCTGGggaacctgctcatcatcctggccaTCACCTCTGACcctcacctccacacccccatgtacttcttcctttccaacctgTCCTTGGCTGACATCAGTCTCATCTCCACCACAGTCCCCAAGATGATTGTGAACATCCAAACTCACAGCAGAGTCATCTCCTATTCAAGCTGCTTGACACAGAtgtctatttttatcttttctgcgTGTATGGATAGTATGCTTCTtactgtgatggcctatgacagGTTTGTGGCCATCTGTCACCCACTGCATTACATGGTCATCATGAACCAACGCACCTGTTGCTCCTCAGTTTTGGTGTCTTTTTTTGTTAGCCTTTTGGACTCCCAGCTGCACAATTTGATTGTGCTACAAGTTGCCTGCTTTAAGGATGTGGAAATCTCTCATTTCTTCTGCGACCCTTCTGAAGTCCTCAAGCTTGCCTGTTCTGACACTTTGATCAATAACATAATCATGTATTTCTTTGGCACTATCTATGGTTTTTTTCCTATCTCAGGGATCTTTTTCTCCtactataaaattatttcctctgtTTTGAGAGTACCATCGTCAGGTGGGAGGTAtaaagccttctccacctgtggctCTCACCTAGcagttgtttgcttattttatggAACAGGCCTTGGTGTGTACCTCACCTCAGCCATCTCACAATCTCCCAGGAAGTATACAGCAGCCTCGGTGATGTACACTGTGATCACCCCtatgctgaaccccttcatctacagccTAAGGAACAAAGACATCAAGAGTGCCCTATGCAGGCTTCTCAGTAAAGCAGGATAA